TGACACATCACATGAACAAGAGTAAGGATagaaaccacatgatcattttgatacatgcagaaaaagcatttgacaaagtacagcacctactcatgataaaaaccctcaacaaatagatttagagggaatatacctcaacacaataaaggccttATGTGAaaaacatcatactcagtggggaaaaacagagagcttttcccCTCGGGTCAGGAATAAGACCAGGACAtacactctcatcacttttattcaacatagcactgggAGTCCTAGCCacatcaatcagacaacaaaaagaaataaaacacatccaaatcggtaaggaagaagtaaaactcactatttgcagatgacacgatactatatataggaaaccccaaagactccctgaaaaaactactagaatttaGTGaggtcacaagatacaaaatgaaTGCACAGAACTCTGTTGCATTAATaaggaagtagcagaaagagaaattaagacaacaattccacttacaattgcaccaaaaataacaaaatacctgggaataaacttaaccatggaggtgaaagacctgtactctgaaaactacacacattggtgaaagaaactgaaaatgacataaagaaatggaaagacatttcatgctcatggattgggagaataaatatttttaatatgtccatgctatccaaagcaatctatagatttaatgcaatccttttCAAAATATCAATCTagttcacagaattagaacaaataattctaaaatttgtatggagccacaaaagacctcaagtagccaaagcaatcttgaaacaaaacaaaacaaaactggaggtaccacaatcccaaatttcaagatCTACTACAAAGCACCAGTCATCAAAATAGTAAGGTACTggcaaaaatagacacataggtcaatggaacagaatagagagcccagaaataaacccatgattacaTGGTCAATGAACTTCGACAAAGAAGGCAGgaatacccaatgggaaaaagacagtctctttaacatatggtgttggaaaaactggagagcaacacgcaaaagaatgaaactggaccactttcttaacatatggtgttggaaaaactggatagcaacaggcaaaaaaatgaaactggaccactttcttacaccttacacaaaaataaattcaaaatggattaaagacctaaatgtgagacttgaaaccataaaaatcctaggagagagcacaggcagtaatttctctgacactgaccacagcaacatttttctagatatgtctcctgagaaaaggggaacaaaagcaaaattaaactattgggactacatcaaaataaaaaaagcttctgcacaggcaaggaaacaatcaacaaaaccaaaaggcaacctatggaatgggagaagatatttgtaaatgacatacctgataaagggttagtatccacaatatataaagaatttatacaactcaccacccagaaaacaaataatccaattaaaaaatgggcagaagacgtgaacagacatttctccatagaagacatccagatggccagccaacacatgaaaagatgctcaccaccACTCatttgtcagggaaatgcaaatcaaaaaaatgagatatcgcctcacacttgtcagaatggctaaaattaacaatgcaagaaacaacaggtgttggcgaggatgtggagaaaaaggaactctcatgcactgttggtgggaatgcaaactggtacagtcactgtggaaaacagtgtggaggttcttcaaagagttaaaaatagaactgtagATCTAGCAATCGCACTATTGAGTATtcacccaaagaacacaaaaacactgatccagagggatacatgcacccctatgtttatgcagcattatttacaattgccaagatatggaagcagcccaagcgtccatccaccgatgaatggataaagaagaagtggtgtaaagatacaatggaatattattcagccattaaaaaagaatgagatcttgccattagcaacaatgtggatggagttagggagtataatgctaagctacataagtcagagaaagacaaataccatgatctcactcatatgtggaatttaagaaacaaaagaaatgaaccaagaaagagacaagaaactAGACTCTTAAAGAACAaactgccagaggggagggggtggggtgtgggtgaaataggtgaaggggattaagagtgcacttactgtgatgaaacactgaataatgtacagaattgttaaacctctatattgtacacttgaaattaatataacactgtatgtttgTTATGCTGGAATTAATacgaaacaacaaaaacaaaaaaatccattcatgatCTAAAACAAAAGCAAGTCATGCCAACAGGAGAGAAGTACTAAGGGAAGGTActcctctttccccacctctcttTAGAAGCAGTCGCAAGTACTGGCAGTGTCTTGAGTATCTTTCTAGAAATGTTCTAAGGATGTGCAAATATGTGAACATACACATCGTTTCTCCCTCCGTATACAAACAGGATCCTTCTAAACAATGTTGTGCATTGACTTTTCCTACCAATATATTTTTAGCAGAGTCATACAGAATGCAAAAGTTACTGTTTTAAAACGTACAAgtcagtggttttcagtatacTCAACTGTGTTGCGTACCCATCACCGATGTCTAATTCCAGggcatttccatcaccccaaaaagaaattccATAGCTATTAGCAGTTAGTCCCAATTTCCTTTTACTGtccatcccctggcaaccactaatctactttctgactCCATGGATTTACCTTTTCTACACATGAGTGGAATCTTACAGCATGTGGTTTCGTGTCTGGCTTTCTCCCCTTagcatgtcttcaaggttcactCTTGTAGCCTAcgtcatttctcttgggtatatgcctaggaatggaattgctgggtgatAGGGAAATTCTATATCTAACTTTTGAGGAGCTGCCAAGCTTACTTGCACACTGGCTTCACCatattacattcccaccagaaatgttatgagggttccaatttttctgcCATTCTCACACTTgttctttttcactttaaaaaattatagctgTTATAGAGAAGAAATGTTATATCCTTgcggttttgatttacatttccctaatgagtaatgatatcaagcatctttttgtgtgcttattggccatttgtacatctctGGAGAgatatctattcaaatcctttgtttttaagttgggttgtctttttgctgTCGGGTcatgagtttttaaaactatattctgGGTAGTAGTTGCTGATCAGATACAGGATTTGcaaatttttcttccattctgtgggttgtcttttcactttctttttggtGTTCTTTGAGGTAAAAGAGTTCTTGGTTTTGACGAGGccaaatttgtttctttcattacttGTGTTTTAGTTTCACATCTAGAGGAAACCATcccctaatccaaggtcacacaaatatACTGTTGTCTTCTAGTAGTTCttgttcttacatttaggtctttgatccattttgagttactttttgtgtcTGGTGGGAAGTAcgggtccaaattcattctttcctatgtagatatccagttgtcccagaaccatttgtttttgaaaagattattctttcctcCATGGAATGGCCTGGGAACAATGTATTTGCGgacataaattatatacatatatatatatatatatatatatatatagtgtttcctattctttaaaaattttttttaacgtttattcatttttgagagacagaaagagacaaagtgtgagtgggggaggggcagagagacagaggcacagaatctgatgcaggctccaggctctgagctgtcagcacagagccagacgtggggctagaactcaggcaccatgagatcatgacctgaattgaagtcggacgctttaccaactgagccactcaggcacccctgtcctattcttttcaatattatttatgtaccttatttttaaaatatttttggggtgcccgagtggctcagtcggtgaagtatccaactttggctcaggtcatgacctccggGTCCGTGagctcagcatcaggctctgtgctgacagctcagagcctggagcctgcttggaattctgtgtctccctctctctctgcccctacctggctcacacacactctctctctaatataaatagacattaaaaaaaaataaagtacttttaaTAATAAGGCACtcatcaataaacatttaactgAGAATTTTCGCTGTTAGCCTCTGGACATACAGCTTGAATGTGACTGACACAGTTCCTGCCCTAAAGGAGTCTACATTCTACAGGCGGATATAGACCATGAATTAGCCACAAAaagggcaaataaaaaaaaactgcactTGAGAGCTATAAGGGGACACAAATCAGAGAGGAGGCGGAAAATAAGCTGGGTGAGGGTGTACGTGATCAGAAGGCCACTCTTCCTAGAGGAATCAGAGACCAGCTGTGCAGTCTCTGTGGGTGGAACTGGCTTGGCCTGTTGGAGGAACTGTGATAAGGATGGGGGGGGGCAATGGGATTGTAGAGTGAGGGGTACAGTGGTGACAAATGCAGGGGAGACCAGCTACGCATAAGAGCAATGGGGTGCACCAAATGAGTACACAGCTATGCCCTATGGAGTACTAGACTGGGTGGAGGGCATGGCGGATGCAGCGTTATTTTGCTAGGAAGCTAGTCGTGAAGTAGGGGTTTGGGTCAGGAGAGCAGACTGAATCCGggttgaggggtggggtgggggagttcAGGCAACAATGGAGTAAGGGCTGCGGAGGTGTAAGGCTTTAGGGAGTTTAGTAGGAAATGCAGAGTGTAGGCGGGGGTCCCGTCCAGGGGGAAAGGATCTGCGGGCACTGCTCACAACGTCTGTGTGCCAGGAGCCAGAGCCAGCGGGGCGGTTTCCAGTCCAGTGAGCCCAGCCTGGTGCCGGAACCCTGACTCTCCCAGTACCTGGCTGTGATCTCGGGCAAGGGACTCGAACCGTcagtgcctcagcttcctcaccctTGTGAGTGTGAAGATAGTTGGCTGCTATTACTAATCCACTACCCAGTGGAAAGCCAGTACTGTTAAGTCAGGGGCAAGCGTCGTTCCCCACGGAGGGAGACGGACCGCAGCTCGCGAGGTCGGGGCCGGCCAAAGCCCCCGAGGCTCGGCGGCCAGCAGGCCCCGCGGGCCCCGCGCTGACCACCCAGAGACCCGCAGGCCTCGCGCAGCGCCCCGCGGCTCACGCGCACGCGCAGCTCCAGGCCGGACTCCGGCCGTGCTCCGCGCCGGGCTTTGGCGCCGATCCGCCGCGGCGGCCGCACGGCGTCGCGCACGGCTGGGCGGGGCGGACCGCGCTTCCTCCGAGGCGGCGGCTGCGACGCCGCGGCTGGGCCCAAGATGGACCTCCCGAAGCTGCTCGCCGCCCCGACCGTGCGCGGAGCCCAACATGGCGGCGGCGCCGGCGGTCCCGGCCGGCTCCGCCGAGGCCCGGGGCCGCCGCCCAGCCCTGGCCCCGCGCGCCGCCGTCTGCTGCTGCTGCGGGGCCCTGAAGATGGCGGGCCGGGGCCGCTGTGCGGGGAGGCCCGGGCGGCGTCGGAGGGCCCGGGGCCGAGTCCCCCGCCCCCCGAGGATGGCAGCGACTCCTTCGTGGTGCTGCTGGAAGTGGCGCGCGGCGCCGCGGCCGAGGCGCCCGGGCGGCGGGAGGTCGGGCCCAGCGCGGGCGCGAGCCCGGCCGGCCGTCCCCAGCAGGGCCCCAGCGGCGCGGCCGCCGCCCCCGGGCCCGGAGCGGGCCTCGCGGGCACCGTCACCATCAACAGCCAGGACCTGCTGGTGCGTTTCGATCACGGCGTCTTCACGCTGGCTGCCGCGCCTCCGCCGTCCGACCAGCCGCCCCGGGGCCCGCCCGCGCCTCCGGGGGAGGAGGCCGCGAGCCCGGCGGAGGGCCGCCGCGGTCCCCTGGGCCCCGGCTCCGGCGCCCCCGGCTACCGCTGCCCGGAGCCGCAGTGCGCGCTCTCCTTCGCCAAGAAGCACCAGCTCAAGGTGCACCTGCTCACGCACGGCAGCAGCCAGGGCCGGCGGCCCTTCAAGTGCCCCCTGGACGGCTGCGGCTGGGCCTTTACCACCTCTTACAAGCTCAAGCGGCACCTGCAGTCGCACGACAAGCTGCGGCCCTTCGGCTGCCCTGTGGGCGGCTGCGGCAAGAAGTTCACCACAGTGTACAATCTCAAGGCGCACATGAAGGGCCACGAGCAGGAGAACTTGTTCAAGTGCGAGGTGTGCTCCGAACGCTTCCCCACGCACGCCAAACTCAGCTCCCACCAGCGCAGCCACTTCGAGCCCGAGCGGCCCTACAAGTGTGACTTTCCCGGTAACCGCGCGCCACGGGCCTGCGGGCGGGCTTCGGGGGGCTCCCGGGGCCCCAGGGCCAAATTCAGTCGCTCACAGTGGGTGCGGCGTCGCCCTGCCTTCTGCTGCTCACTTGGGCAGGATTTAAATTCCGTGGGCCTAGAGTGAGGGGCGGGAACGGAGCACTCTGGTGTCTGTGTTCCAGTTCTTTCCAGGTGATTCGCTTAGATATCTCAACCCTGCATTGCTGCGGGGATTTCAACAGCAAGGTAGTAACAAATCATTACAGCCTTCCTTCCCCGCGGTGGAGGCAACAGGTCTCTCTCTTAAAGTGCTTCAGGTTAATGAAAGTGATAAAGCATCTTCGCAGAGATTTGTCTTATGAGTCAGGTGTTTGTGTTCTTCGGGCTTTCATCGGTTAGAAATGGTCAGTTATCAGATATTTCTGCTGGCACGCACCAGTGTGGGAGGAACACAGATGAATCTGGCCAGATGCCACATCCTAAGGCCCTGAGGCCTGAGGGGATGGTCACAGGTGTGGTGCATTGTGCTTTTGGTggcttttctgcttttatttcctttggactTCAGTTTGGGGAAGTCCTAAAAATTATCCTCGTTTCACAGATGAAGAGTCCGAGGCCCAGCAGTGTAGGTAAAATCCAGTGGAGGGTTTTCTCCTCTTTCGTTGTCTGCAGTGAGAGGGAATGCAGGCTCCACAAGAGTAAACTCCACCAGGATTGGCAGCTTCAGGTGCTCTAAGGGGAAGAATGTGCCTccccaggaggaagagaaaattccAGCCTGGGAAGGAATTGACTTGGGGGGGAAGTGACACTGCCAAGCCAAGGCAGGGAATATGGGCTGTGGtggtggtgtggggtggggaatgaAGTTGGAAGGGTGTGGGAGGGCCCGTAGAGCGTGAGGGGCCTTCCACTTCCtgttcatcaaaacaaaaactcaactaTATGCCTAGCACACACCCAGCGTGTTACTGATGTATTACATACGTGCAGCGGTCTCCTAGTAATGTGCATGTTGTAAAAAATACACTCATATATAGAGATTTTTAAAGggtgaaatgaaaaacacatgtTAAtagattcttctgttttcttcccacatGCTTGTAGACTGTCTTGTGCATCCTCTTTGTGGAGAATATGAGTTTAGAGTACCGTTTCAGAACCTTTCTCAGTTACATACCGTGAATCTGATGATGGCTTATAGTCTGCTCCCTAGTGAAATGCACCAAGCGTGTTGTTCCACGTATAATACCAGGAAGATCAGGGCTGTAGCTTGCTTTCGGGTATGAAGTCCCCCCGAAAGTTTTGAGTTGGATGATCAGTGGGGTGTTTTAAGACGGGTGGGGTCAGGAGAGGGACCAGTGAAGCCCCGTTAAATGTTCTAGGCCTGAGTTCCACGTAGGAAAGATTTCAGAGGGAGGATCATAGGCCTTAGTTGTTGATTGCAGGGTGGGTGAATCTTGCTAAGGGCTGAGAGATTTACCTGTTGGAGTGTATGAAAATACATCCAAGCCCAAAATAGGGaatgggtgggagtggggagggagggcagattTATGCTAAAGAGGAGGAGGATTTTAGGGCGTTTAGGAAGATGAGCACTTCCCAATTAAGCATTGCTAGGGAAAGTAGGGTTCCTTGGGCTAGTGCTTTGATGCGGTGATGATGCACAGCGTGTATCTGCTTAGTGGTTTACAGGCACGATGGTAGCAtgttaaaggctctgagaagagCTGCAACAAAGATACCTGGGAAGCATCTTACAACCTGGTATTTTCTACTCCATTTGAGCACTGAACCTTTTTGTTAAAGGAGAGCTTTCGATGTGGAAAATCTGTGAATTGCTGAAGTAGGCTCCTTTCTGGTGGCTCCACTGGGGTTGGCGATAGAGGTGAAGGAAAAAGCTAGGGGAGTGAAGATGACCCTGGTAGCCTCCTTTGACAGCAGAGTACCCTGGGGAaacaggcaaaaggaaaaaaaagaaacctggtgACAGGGGGATGCTGCTGGTTACAGAGGATGCATAGAGGACACAGAGAGTGTGTATAGGACAGTGCATCACCCCCAAGGGGTGAAAAAGTCTCAGACATAACAATGGTTTGTGGTCCTTCCAAGTGCAACCCCTGCCAGACAAAATCCTTGTTCCTTAGCATCTGATCTCTTTCATTGGGTTTTCTTTGGTCTCGCATAGGCAGCCCTGACATTTGAGTTCACAGAATGTAAGCAAGATCTGTGCTGTGGAACTGGGAGCACATTGCTGTGATTGGAGCTCCCTTGATTGGTGGCTTCATATTGAAGTCAGATGACAACAGGTGGCCTGCGTGTGCCTATCGGCTGCCTTTACAAAGCCAGATGTCAGCGGTTGTAACAATGGTTGTAACTTTCTGGAGGCGCTTCTgactcattttcttccttgtttgcTTCACGGTGTCCTGGAGTGGTGGCTAGGTTAGCCGTGTTATGTGATTTTTGTCACACCAGTGAGCAgcgtttgtgttttctttgttcagGCTGTGAGAAGACATTCATCACAGTGAGTGCTCTGTTTTCCCATAACCGAGCCCACTTCAGGGAACAAGAACTCTTTTCTTGCTCCTTTCCTGGATGCAGCAAACAATATGACAAAGCCTGTCGCCTGAAAATTCACCTGAGAAGTCATACAGGTAATGAGCTAGAGAATGCAACATCGTTTGCACCCACAGTTTGTCATTGTGGTAGCTTGCATTTATGGTGATGAGgtgtaatttttgtcttttccaagGCGAAAGACCTTTTATTTGCGACTCTGACAGTTGCGGCTGGACCTTCACCAGCATGTCTAAACTCCTACGGCACAAAAGGTACTCTTTACATTTCGGTTCAGTTACCAGTATGGGAAATGAATTTGTTGTTTGTCCGCAGCAGAAGCCTGTGGATGACATGTAtctgttgaggttttttttaagttacaagaAAAGGAGCCCGTTGTAGATAATTTGGTAAATTCAGAGAGCTGTGAGAAGAAAACCACTCAGAATCTGATCACCTAGTGTCAGGTTTTTTATGCATACTTGTTTTTGAATGTAATTTGTGTACTTTATATACaagctaatatttttaaaaaagttaacactGTGGAAGAACCTTTCCTTATGTCATTACAAACTTTCCGTGGTGATGACGACGACCCTGGAGGCTTCACCTGTGTGCAGGTACTGGTCGGCACTTCATGTAAACGAGATATCATTTAACCTTCACAGCAACTCTGGCCTTGATGTTCTTCTCGCTGTTTTGCattggggcacagagaggttgagtggtTTGCACAGCTGGGGATTGAGGGGTTTACTGTAAAAACGTTACTCAGGAAAGGGTGGTGTTTATGCAAGGACTTGAGGATTGCAGTTGATTTTCTGTGCACGCTTCTCTTTGCCCTCCGTAGCTTGGAAACCTTGTTTGTTACCAGAATCTCTAACCGTCAGAAGTAGCTTCGTCAATACATTTGGGACCCAGCTGTTCCGATGGAAGCAGCACTAATTGTTGTGTCTGACTCTCAAGTCAGCCTTGTCATTAAAGTAGAATTTCTAATTACAGGGTAGCTAAATTGCAAACCTGCCCATAAGGGCTAGAGAGAATTCAGATTTTCTGAAATGTActgatcattttctttaaatgctgaGAGTTTGTAATTTGCGggattttaaacaaagaatcCCCTCTTGAGGCCTGGTGTCTCCGGGTGGTGTGCGTAATCACCGTTCCTGTTTCTTTGCTCTCCCAGGAAACACGATGACGATCGGAGGTTTACCTGTCCCGTGGAAGGCTGTGGGAAGTCCTTCACGAGAGCAGAGCACCTGAAAGGCCATAGCATCACCCACCTGGGCACAAAGCCGTTCGAGTGTCCTGTGGAAGGTAGATTTTTAACACATTCCTTTGAGCTCTAAACTAGCACACGTCCACGTTGTTGTAAGTTTAAGTTGTTCCAAGGTAAGTTTTATTTACATAACGACAAGCTGAGCACAAGTTGCAGCATTGGGTTTAATTGGCTGGTTTTTAGTTCGTTGTCTTACCTTGGGAGCAGTGTAGTGAACAGACTTCAGAATCAGACCGGGGTTGATTCCTGGCTCTGAAGTGCACTCACGAGATCCGTGGCTCTAGTTATTACCTGTTTAATTTGGCGGTTGTGAGGATCAGGGGAAAGAATGTGTGAAAATGCCTGTTTTGGCATCTGGTACCTGTCACggactcagtaaatggtagccaCATGGATGGCAGTAGTCaggctggctttttaaaaaaacgtactgggaattttttttctctgaaacacCGAAGGCATGATTCGTTGGCCAGAAGTCAGCTCTGTGGCTTGTCCGTGCTGGCCCTGCTGTAGGTGCCGCAGAGGCGCCGGGATGGCAGAGTGGGTCAGCGTGTGGTtgtgaatcttgattttggccctCACCCGTTGGTTGGAGATCTCAGGCcggcttctctgggcctcagtttcctttatcTGGAAAGTGGATAATAAAGACCAGTGTGAAACTGAGACCAGTTGCTAGACTGTCAAGAAGATAATGTGTTGATTAAACATAGTTTAATCAAGACACGGTTCCTCCTGTTGTCAGAGCTCCAGTTGGGGCGCTCCAGGTAGGCCAA
The Panthera uncia isolate 11264 chromosome A2, Puncia_PCG_1.0, whole genome shotgun sequence genome window above contains:
- the ZXDC gene encoding zinc finger protein ZXDC isoform X2, encoding MDLPKLLAAPTVRGAQHGGGAGGPGRLRRGPGPPPSPGPARRRLLLLRGPEDGGPGPLCGEARAASEGPGPSPPPPEDGSDSFVVLLEVARGAAAEAPGRREVGPSAGASPAGRPQQGPSGAAAAPGPGAGLAGTVTINSQDLLVRFDHGVFTLAAAPPPSDQPPRGPPAPPGEEAASPAEGRRGPLGPGSGAPGYRCPEPQCALSFAKKHQLKVHLLTHGSSQGRRPFKCPLDGCGWAFTTSYKLKRHLQSHDKLRPFGCPVGGCGKKFTTVYNLKAHMKGHEQENLFKCEVCSERFPTHAKLSSHQRSHFEPERPYKCDFPGCEKTFITVSALFSHNRAHFREQELFSCSFPGCSKQYDKACRLKIHLRSHTGERPFICDSDSCGWTFTSMSKLLRHKRKHDDDRRFTCPVEGCGKSFTRAEHLKGHSITHLGTKPFECPVEGCCARFSARSSLYIHSKKHLQDVGAPKSRCPVSSCNRLFTSKHSMKAHVVRQHSQRPDLFPQLGAPSSLTHNSELGSPGQSELNNIDLAALFSDAPGDGGSAAGASDEVLNSGILTIDVTSVSSSLGGTLPANNSSLGSMDPLVLVAHSDIPPSLDGPLVLGTAATVLQQSSFSMDDVQTVSAGALGCLVAVPVKNLSQDPQALTSGGNLADNTTTLTSPSPPPGSTSGPELLAPIKVEPDSPLGPDTVRQQERSRGAPRSAFCSPADKHSPQRDTGLSAGTGSFYLESGGSARTDSRAIQLAKKKKQKGAGSIAGASGSAQRKMKGGKVSPTHLHASQTGWLCGNLVVPGGGLPGPAPAAGMPCVQVQLLQDDPSGEAVSPLVLSPQPSAFHPLLAVDLPVYVLQEVLPAAGGDAEPEDVQCARSTINLQDLQ